The proteins below come from a single Azospirillum sp. B510 genomic window:
- a CDS encoding NUDIX hydrolase produces MPETPPPSPVPPLPAATLILLRDGPQGLELLVMERHAGLRFAPGATVFPGGRLEAADHGSPWRGLWPDGEAPDDLAHRVAALRECVEECGLLPSRDRPPPSALAECRRALAAGEGFVAVLTRLGIEPALDRLTVLARWVTPEGLPRRFDTLFFLAPAPAGQRPLCDGGEAVEVLWATPRRLLAEERAGRRRLVFATRMTLLRLAECADMAAALACAPSLGRGLPPPILPRLVETAAGPVFRIPRGCGFLPLETAAEDVRLG; encoded by the coding sequence GGTTGGAACTGCTGGTGATGGAGCGCCATGCCGGCTTGCGCTTCGCCCCCGGCGCCACGGTCTTCCCCGGTGGGCGGCTGGAGGCGGCGGATCATGGGTCTCCGTGGCGCGGCCTCTGGCCCGATGGGGAGGCCCCGGACGATCTCGCGCACCGGGTCGCCGCCTTGCGGGAATGCGTGGAGGAGTGCGGCCTGCTGCCGTCCCGCGATCGGCCGCCGCCATCGGCCCTGGCGGAGTGCCGCCGGGCGCTGGCGGCGGGGGAAGGGTTCGTCGCGGTGCTGACCCGGCTCGGAATCGAGCCCGCCCTCGATCGCTTGACGGTGCTGGCGCGCTGGGTGACGCCGGAGGGGCTGCCGCGCCGCTTCGATACCCTGTTCTTCCTGGCTCCCGCGCCGGCGGGGCAGCGGCCGCTCTGCGATGGCGGCGAGGCGGTCGAGGTGCTGTGGGCGACCCCGCGCCGCCTGCTGGCGGAGGAGCGGGCCGGACGGCGGCGGCTGGTCTTCGCGACGCGGATGACGCTGTTGCGGTTGGCGGAATGCGCCGACATGGCGGCGGCGCTGGCCTGCGCCCCATCCCTCGGCAGGGGATTGCCGCCGCCGATTCTGCCGCGTCTGGTGGAAACCGCGGCCGGACCGGTGTTCCGGATTCCAAGGGGCTGCGGCTTTTTGCCGCTGGAGACCGCTGCTGAAGATGTTAGGCTTGGGTAA